The Chthoniobacterales bacterium genomic interval CGTTCAAGGGCCTGTTGCGCCATGGCCGCTCGATGGGTTTGAATTTGACTCCTCGCTCCTCCATCATAACCCGGCTGGGTTCCCCGGCGTAGGCGCTGTCGGCATAAGTGGTCGGGTCGCCCGGCTTGACAAGAGTTTCCAAAACCTGGCTGTCGTGGACTGCGGCGTCGGTGACCGCAAAGGAGGTAATAAGCTTACTCTTGCTGTCGACTTTCACATGGTTCTTGTAGCCAAAGTAGCGGCGCCCGTGCTTGCGGGTCCACCGTGCGTCAATGTCCTTCTGACGGGCTTTCGCGGGCTCTTCCTCCCAGCTTTCGGGGATTCCACCGCTTTGGATGAGCCCGTTTTCCTCACGGCGGTTGTGCTGTCGGGGCACCTCTACGAAACTCGCGTCGATCATCTGTCCTTTGCGGGCGATCATGCCCATGGACTCCAAAGCCCGGCCGAATGCGGTGAAGAGGGATTCGAAGAGACCTGCACGGTTGAGCGCCTCGCGGAACGCCCAGATCGTTTTCTCGTCGGGGGCTTTGTCGGCGTCACTCAACCCCAAAAAGCGCTTGAAGCTCATGCGGTCGGTGATCTGGAACTCGGCTTGATGGTCGCTCAGCCCGTAGAGACTCTGGATCACCAGCACCTTGAACATCAGTCCCGGTTCGAAGGAGGGTCTGCCTCCCGGCCCTTTCGGATCGACCTTAGGCAAGCGGGAAAGGATTGGCGCGAATACGGCCCAATCGACGACCGTGTCAAGCCGGGCGAGAGGATCCCCCATCTCGTGCAGTTCTTCGAGTCTTGCCACCTTGTCGAACAATGTTCCCTGAACCTTAGCTTAATATGTTTACCCATGCGTTTGAACTAGCAGGAATCACGCCACAATTGCGCTCTGAAACCAGGCGCTTATCTGTGTGCAGTCCTAATATGAAATCGAGTTTTTAGAGGTGCCCGGGAGATATTGGGGACTTCGAGAACGGTCGGATTCTTTGGGTCAGCGTCGTAATCGGTGAGCCTCTTTACCGGAAGATCGAGAGCAGCAAGCCCGATGATCACAACGTGCACATGCGCCCGTCCTCTGGACTCGCTCTGCCAGCTAAAGGTTCGATGTGCAAAATGGATTTTCAGGTGGAAGCGTTGGAAAAGAATGCCCCAAAAAACCGGGACTTGCTCGCCCTGCGTGATCGAGTTTGTCGAGACGAACGCGAACGTGATCCGCGTCCCCGCAGTATATTCGGCCGCTTTGACATACCAGCACGTCACGTAATCCAAATCGCCCGTGTTTGAAAAATCGCCGAAGACGCGCACCATATCTG includes:
- a CDS encoding IS5 family transposase — its product is MARLEELHEMGDPLARLDTVVDWAVFAPILSRLPKVDPKGPGGRPSFEPGLMFKVLVIQSLYGLSDHQAEFQITDRMSFKRFLGLSDADKAPDEKTIWAFREALNRAGLFESLFTAFGRALESMGMIARKGQMIDASFVEVPRQHNRREENGLIQSGGIPESWEEEPAKARQKDIDARWTRKHGRRYFGYKNHVKVDSKSKLITSFAVTDAAVHDSQVLETLVKPGDPTTYADSAYAGEPSRVMMEERGVKFKPIERPWRNRPLN